A DNA window from Pseudomonas tohonis contains the following coding sequences:
- a CDS encoding TrkH family potassium uptake protein gives MALPTLRIIAFIIGIFLITLSASMVIPMLALLVFERTDDLSAFTWSSLITFASGIALVAQGRPEHSHMRPRDMYLLTTASWVVVCCFAALPMVFIQHISYTDAFFETMSGITTTGSTVLTGLDSASPGLLLWRSMLHWLGGIGFIGMAVAILPLLRIGGMRLFQTESSDWGEKVMPRSHMAAKYILLVYIGLTALGTLAFWLAGMTPFEALNHAASLISTGGFSTSDSSIAHWPQPAVHWVAVAVMILGSLPFTLYVASLRGNRKALVRDHQVRGFLLFLVVTWLLFGTWYWANSSNSWLDAVRIVAVNVTSVVTTTGIALGDYTLWGSFSVMLFFYLTFVGGCSGSTAGGLKIFRFQVALVMLKANLQQLVHPRAVIRQKYNGHNIDEEIVRSLITFSFFFTVTIGVIALGLCLIGLDWTTAITGAATAVCNVGPGLGPTIGPVGNFSSLPDAAKWLLTFGMLLGRLEILTVLVLFTRAFWKH, from the coding sequence ATGGCGCTGCCGACCCTCCGCATCATCGCCTTCATCATCGGCATCTTTCTCATCACCCTGTCCGCCAGCATGGTCATTCCCATGCTGGCGCTGCTGGTGTTCGAACGCACCGACGACCTCAGCGCCTTCACCTGGTCGAGCTTGATCACCTTCGCATCCGGCATCGCCCTGGTGGCCCAGGGGCGGCCCGAGCACTCGCACATGCGCCCCCGCGACATGTACCTGCTGACCACGGCGAGCTGGGTGGTCGTGTGCTGCTTCGCGGCACTGCCGATGGTGTTCATCCAGCACATCAGCTACACCGACGCCTTCTTCGAAACCATGTCCGGCATCACCACCACCGGCTCGACCGTCCTCACCGGGCTGGACTCCGCCTCGCCCGGCCTGTTGCTGTGGCGCTCGATGCTGCACTGGCTGGGGGGCATCGGCTTCATCGGCATGGCCGTGGCGATCCTGCCGCTGCTGCGTATCGGCGGCATGCGCCTGTTCCAGACGGAGTCCTCCGACTGGGGTGAGAAGGTCATGCCGCGTTCGCACATGGCGGCCAAGTACATCCTCCTCGTCTACATCGGCCTCACCGCCCTTGGCACCCTGGCCTTCTGGCTGGCCGGCATGACCCCTTTCGAAGCGCTCAACCATGCCGCTTCCCTGATTTCGACCGGCGGTTTCTCCACCTCCGACAGCTCCATCGCGCACTGGCCGCAGCCAGCGGTGCACTGGGTCGCCGTGGCAGTGATGATCCTCGGCAGCCTTCCCTTCACGCTGTATGTCGCCAGCCTGCGCGGAAATCGCAAGGCCCTGGTCCGCGACCATCAGGTGAGGGGCTTCCTGCTCTTCCTGGTGGTCACCTGGCTGCTGTTCGGCACCTGGTACTGGGCCAACTCCAGCAACAGCTGGCTCGACGCCGTCCGCATCGTCGCCGTCAACGTCACCTCGGTGGTCACGACCACCGGTATCGCCCTGGGCGACTACACCCTGTGGGGCAGCTTCTCGGTGATGCTCTTCTTCTACCTGACCTTCGTCGGCGGCTGCTCCGGCTCCACCGCCGGCGGCCTGAAGATATTCCGCTTCCAGGTCGCCCTGGTCATGCTCAAGGCCAACCTGCAGCAACTGGTGCACCCCCGGGCGGTGATCCGGCAGAAGTACAACGGGCACAACATCGACGAGGAAATCGTGCGCTCGTTGATCACCTTCTCCTTCTTCTTCACCGTGACCATCGGCGTCATCGCCCTGGGCCTGTGCCTGATCGGCCTCGACTGGACCACCGCCATCACGGGCGCCGCCACCGCGGTCTGCAACGTCGGCCCCGGGCTGGGACCGACCATCGGCCCGGTCGGCAACTTCTCCAGCCTGCCGGATGCGGCGAAATGGCTGCTGACCTTCGGCATGCTCCTCGGCCGCCTGGAGATCCTCACCGTCCTGGTGCTTTTCACCCGCGCCTTCTGGAAGCACTGA
- a CDS encoding nitroreductase family protein translates to MEALDALLNRVSLSRLVEPAPDAAQREVLFRAALRAPDHGYLRPWRFLTIEGEARNRLGELFAEAVKARDPQAPEAAVNKALGMPLRAPLLVAVIARLTAGHKVPESEQVLSAGCAAHGILLAAHAQGLGAIWRTGELSYDRHVARGLGLADNEQVVGFLYLGSVEGDRRSPPELAPADFVNAWG, encoded by the coding sequence ATGGAGGCTCTCGACGCTCTGCTCAACCGCGTATCCCTGTCTCGCCTGGTGGAGCCGGCGCCCGATGCGGCGCAACGCGAGGTGCTGTTCCGCGCCGCCCTGCGCGCCCCGGACCATGGCTACCTGCGGCCCTGGCGCTTCCTCACCATCGAGGGCGAGGCACGCAACCGGTTGGGCGAGCTGTTCGCCGAGGCGGTGAAGGCCAGGGACCCGCAGGCGCCCGAGGCTGCGGTGAACAAGGCCCTCGGCATGCCACTGCGTGCGCCGCTGCTGGTGGCGGTGATCGCCCGCCTGACCGCCGGGCACAAGGTGCCGGAAAGCGAGCAGGTGCTGTCGGCGGGCTGCGCCGCCCACGGCATCCTCCTGGCCGCCCATGCCCAGGGGCTGGGCGCCATCTGGCGCACCGGCGAGCTGAGCTACGACCGCCATGTCGCCCGTGGCCTGGGCCTGGCCGACAACGAGCAGGTCGTGGGTTTCCTCTACCTGGGCAGTGTGGAAGGCGACCGCCGCAGCCCGCCGGAGCTGGCTCCGGCTGATTTCGTGAACGCCTGGGGCTGA
- a CDS encoding sensor histidine kinase, with translation MRSLFWRILAAFWLALALVAGLAMLLGRALNQDAWILSRHPALQGLAETLVQRYEIGGPDEVQRLLEQFKRRARIDVQILNDSGQPVVRGTFPPRAAAFEARQHDERLPWRRLTEEYTSPRSGDSFLLIYRIPYPELEAWHRGSLLWPFSALGIALVVLTLFSLALTLYITRPLNRLRRAVHDLGKTAYQQDSLERLSRRRDELGVLAGDFNRMGQRLQGLIGSQRQLLRDVSHELRSPLARLRIALALAERAEPQQREALWPRLGQECDRLEALISEILALARLDAEPGATHPIELRPLLAGLADDARLLYPEQRIEIRCPAELRLDGWPDMLERALDNLLRNALRFNPAEQPVELDASQADGLLRVQVRDHGPGVAPEHLAQLGEPFYRAPGQAAAGHGLGLAIARRAVERHGGSLALANHPGGGFVASIELPLHPQGRVSPRQ, from the coding sequence GTGCGTTCACTGTTCTGGCGGATCCTCGCCGCCTTCTGGCTCGCCCTGGCGCTGGTCGCCGGCCTCGCCATGCTGCTGGGCCGCGCCCTCAACCAGGACGCCTGGATCCTCAGCCGCCACCCTGCCCTGCAGGGCCTGGCGGAAACCCTGGTGCAGCGCTACGAGATCGGCGGGCCGGACGAGGTGCAACGCCTGCTCGAACAGTTCAAGCGCCGCGCCCGCATCGACGTGCAGATCCTCAACGACAGCGGCCAGCCGGTGGTGCGCGGCACCTTCCCGCCCCGCGCCGCCGCCTTCGAGGCCCGCCAGCACGACGAGCGCCTGCCCTGGCGCCGCCTCACCGAGGAATACACCAGCCCGCGCAGCGGCGACTCGTTCCTGCTGATCTACCGCATCCCCTACCCCGAACTGGAAGCCTGGCACCGCGGCAGCCTGCTCTGGCCCTTCAGCGCCCTGGGCATCGCCCTGGTGGTGCTGACCCTGTTCAGCCTGGCACTGACCCTCTACATCACCCGTCCGTTGAACCGCCTGCGCCGTGCCGTGCACGACCTCGGCAAGACCGCCTACCAGCAGGACAGCCTGGAACGCCTGTCCCGGCGCCGTGACGAACTCGGCGTGCTCGCCGGCGACTTCAACCGCATGGGGCAGCGCCTGCAGGGGCTGATCGGCAGCCAGCGCCAGCTGCTGCGTGACGTCTCCCACGAGCTGCGCTCGCCCCTGGCGCGCCTGCGCATCGCCCTGGCCCTGGCCGAACGCGCGGAACCCCAACAGCGCGAGGCCCTGTGGCCGCGCCTGGGCCAGGAATGCGACCGGCTGGAAGCGCTGATCAGCGAGATACTCGCCCTGGCGCGCCTGGATGCAGAACCCGGCGCGACCCACCCGATCGAGCTGCGCCCTCTGCTGGCGGGCCTCGCCGACGACGCGCGCCTGCTCTACCCCGAGCAGCGCATCGAGATCCGCTGCCCCGCCGAGCTGCGCCTGGACGGCTGGCCGGACATGCTGGAGCGCGCCCTGGACAACCTCCTGCGCAACGCCCTGCGCTTCAACCCGGCCGAACAGCCGGTGGAGCTGGATGCCAGCCAGGCCGACGGCCTGTTGCGCGTGCAGGTCCGCGACCACGGCCCTGGCGTCGCACCGGAGCACCTGGCGCAGTTGGGCGAACCCTTCTACCGCGCGCCGGGCCAGGCCGCAGCGGGCCATGGCCTCGGGCTGGCCATCGCCCGTCGCGCCGTCGAACGCCACGGCGGCTCGCTGGCACTGGCCAACCACCCCGGCGGTGGCTTCGTCGCCAGCATCGAACTGCCGCTGCACCCGCAAGGCCGGGTGTCCCCCAGGCAATAA
- a CDS encoding LTXXQ domain protein, giving the protein MRKTIAALLLAAALPTVAMAMPEDGPGPERGFGGPGHGGPGLFKELDLSREQRHQVGKLMGDSMRSRHDITQKYLDKLPAADKKAMQDELKASEEKNRAEIRALLKPEQQKEFDELQKKMEERRAERAEFEAWKAQRAQKTQ; this is encoded by the coding sequence ATGCGCAAGACAATCGCCGCCCTGCTGCTCGCAGCCGCCCTGCCCACCGTCGCCATGGCCATGCCCGAAGACGGCCCCGGCCCGGAGCGTGGCTTCGGCGGCCCCGGTCACGGTGGTCCCGGCCTGTTCAAGGAGCTGGACCTGAGCCGCGAACAGCGTCACCAGGTCGGCAAGCTGATGGGCGACTCCATGAGAAGCCGCCACGACATCACCCAGAAGTACCTGGACAAGCTGCCCGCCGCCGACAAGAAGGCCATGCAGGACGAGCTGAAGGCCAGCGAGGAAAAGAACCGCGCCGAGATCCGCGCGCTGCTCAAGCCCGAGCAGCAGAAGGAGTTCGACGAGCTGCAGAAGAAAATGGAGGAGCGCCGCGCCGAACGTGCCGAGTTCGAAGCCTGGAAAGCCCAGCGCGCGCAGAAGACCCAATGA
- a CDS encoding response regulator transcription factor has protein sequence MSELLLIDDDQELCELLNSWLSQEGFSVRACHDGVSARAALAAHAPAAVVLDVMLPDGSGLELLKQLRSDHPDLPVLMLSARGEPLDRILGLELGADDYLAKPCDPRELTARLRAVLRRTQPPSQSSQLELGDLCYSPVRGVVNVGEHEISLTVSEGRLLEALLRQPGEPLDKQELAQLALGRKLTLYDRSLDMHVSNLRKKLGPHADGRPRIVALRSRGYYYSA, from the coding sequence ATGAGCGAACTGCTGCTTATCGATGACGACCAGGAGCTCTGCGAGCTGCTCAACAGCTGGCTCAGCCAGGAAGGCTTCAGCGTGCGCGCCTGCCATGACGGTGTCAGCGCACGTGCCGCCCTGGCCGCCCATGCGCCGGCGGCCGTGGTGCTCGATGTGATGCTGCCCGACGGCAGTGGCCTGGAGCTGCTCAAGCAACTGCGCAGCGACCACCCGGACCTGCCGGTACTGATGCTCTCTGCCCGAGGCGAGCCGCTGGACCGCATCCTCGGCCTGGAGCTGGGTGCCGACGACTACCTGGCCAAGCCCTGCGACCCGCGCGAACTCACTGCCCGCCTGCGCGCCGTGCTGCGCCGCACCCAGCCGCCCTCGCAGTCCAGCCAGCTGGAGCTGGGTGACCTCTGCTACAGCCCGGTGCGCGGCGTGGTCAACGTCGGCGAACACGAGATCAGCCTAACCGTCTCCGAAGGCCGCCTGCTCGAAGCCCTGCTGCGCCAGCCCGGCGAGCCGCTGGACAAGCAGGAACTCGCGCAACTGGCCCTGGGCCGCAAGCTGACCCTCTACGACCGCAGCCTCGACATGCACGTCAGCAACCTGCGCAAGAAGCTCGGCCCGCACGCCGACGGCAGGCCGCGCATCGTCGCCCTGCGCAGCCGCGGCTATTACTACAGCGCCTGA
- a CDS encoding YciI family protein, translated as MLYAIISSDVADSLEKRQANRPAHLARLEQLKAEGRLVLAGPHPAVDSNDPGAAGFTGSLVVAEFESLVAAQSWAEADPFRTSGVYASVIVKPFKQVF; from the coding sequence ATGCTCTACGCGATCATCTCCTCCGACGTTGCCGACTCCCTGGAAAAACGCCAGGCCAACCGCCCCGCGCACCTCGCCCGCCTGGAGCAGCTGAAAGCCGAAGGCCGCCTGGTGCTGGCCGGCCCGCACCCGGCCGTGGACAGCAACGACCCGGGCGCCGCCGGCTTCACCGGCAGCCTGGTCGTCGCCGAGTTCGAATCCCTGGTCGCCGCGCAATCCTGGGCCGAAGCCGATCCGTTCCGCACCTCGGGCGTCTACGCCAGCGTGATCGTCAAACCCTTCAAGCAGGTCTTCTGA
- a CDS encoding septation protein A, with the protein MKQFIDFIPLILFFIVYKLEPRAIEFAGHSVMLGGIFSATAVLIAASVVVYGAIFLTQRRLEKGQWLTLAACLVFGGLTLAFHSETFLKWKAPVVNWLFALGFAASHFIGDKPLIQRVMGHAVSLPQAIWVRLNLAWIVFFLFCGCANLFVAFTYQEFWVDFKVFGSLGMTLLFLIGQGIFLARHMHDPESEKPQE; encoded by the coding sequence GTGAAACAATTCATCGACTTCATCCCGCTCATCCTCTTTTTCATCGTCTACAAGCTCGAACCCCGCGCCATCGAATTCGCCGGGCACAGCGTCATGCTGGGCGGCATCTTCAGCGCCACCGCCGTGCTGATCGCCGCCTCGGTGGTGGTCTACGGCGCGATCTTCCTCACCCAGCGCCGCCTGGAGAAGGGCCAGTGGCTGACCCTGGCCGCCTGCCTGGTGTTCGGCGGCCTGACCCTGGCCTTCCACAGCGAGACCTTCCTCAAGTGGAAGGCGCCGGTGGTCAACTGGCTGTTCGCCCTGGGCTTCGCCGCCAGCCACTTCATCGGCGACAAGCCCCTGATCCAGCGCGTCATGGGCCATGCCGTCTCGCTGCCCCAGGCCATCTGGGTGCGCCTGAACCTGGCCTGGATCGTCTTCTTCCTGTTCTGCGGCTGCGCCAACCTCTTCGTCGCCTTCACCTACCAAGAGTTCTGGGTCGACTTCAAGGTCTTCGGCAGCCTGGGCATGACCCTGCTGTTCCTCATCGGCCAGGGCATCTTCCTGGCGCGTCACATGCACGATCCCGAATCCGAGAAACCTCAAGAATAA
- a CDS encoding PHP domain-containing protein — protein MHIDLHCHSTASDGALAPAVLVARAHEKGVRVLALTDHDTLEGLEEARSAAAGLDIELIDGVELSCTWGGATIHVLGYAFRPDAPELRQAIADLHQGRWSRAEEIDRRLAAKGMPGALEGARAIQRELGDSGNAPARPHFAEFLVREKHVRDRAEAFRKWLGSGKLGDVKQHWPTLAEAVGTLRAAGAWISLAHPYHYDFTKTKRRKLVADFIAAGGHALEVVNGMQPAEQVGTLTILAREFGMLVSAGSDFHAPGDWSELGVYRPIPEDLSPLAARFQHAQRPTER, from the coding sequence ATGCACATTGATCTGCACTGTCACAGCACGGCCTCCGACGGCGCCCTGGCGCCCGCCGTGCTGGTGGCGCGCGCCCATGAAAAGGGCGTTCGGGTGCTGGCGCTGACCGACCACGACACCCTCGAGGGGCTGGAAGAGGCCCGCAGCGCCGCCGCCGGACTGGATATCGAGCTGATCGATGGCGTGGAGCTGTCCTGCACCTGGGGCGGCGCGACGATTCACGTGCTCGGCTATGCCTTCCGTCCGGACGCCCCGGAGTTGCGCCAGGCCATCGCCGACCTGCACCAGGGGCGCTGGTCGCGGGCCGAGGAGATCGACCGTCGCCTCGCGGCCAAGGGCATGCCCGGCGCGCTGGAAGGCGCGCGGGCCATCCAGCGCGAGCTGGGTGACAGCGGCAACGCGCCGGCACGGCCGCACTTCGCCGAGTTCCTGGTGCGCGAGAAGCACGTGCGCGATCGTGCGGAGGCCTTCCGCAAGTGGCTGGGCTCGGGCAAGCTCGGCGACGTCAAGCAGCACTGGCCGACCCTGGCCGAGGCCGTGGGTACGCTGCGCGCCGCCGGGGCCTGGATAAGCCTGGCGCATCCCTACCATTACGACTTCACTAAGACCAAGCGTCGCAAGCTGGTGGCCGATTTCATCGCTGCCGGCGGCCATGCGCTCGAGGTGGTCAACGGCATGCAGCCTGCGGAGCAGGTGGGCACGCTGACCATCCTTGCCCGCGAATTCGGCATGCTGGTGAGCGCCGGCAGCGATTTCCACGCACCTGGGGACTGGTCGGAGCTGGGCGTGTACCGACCCATACCGGAGGACCTGTCGCCCCTGGCGGCGCGTTTCCAACATGCACAACGACCAACTGAACGCTGA
- a CDS encoding L-threonylcarbamoyladenylate synthase produces MSQFFQVHPENPQPRLIKQAVEIVRAGGVIVYPTDSSYAVGCAIGEKNGVERIRRLRRLDDKHNFTLVCRDLSELGLFAKVDTAAFRLLKAHTPGPYTFILSATREVPRMLLHPKRRTIGLRVPDHPIALALLEELGAPLMSATLTLPGEALPMSDPYEMRQILEHQVDLIIDGGYGGMAASTVVDLSEGEPRLVRAGCGDPTPFMTDAEA; encoded by the coding sequence GTGAGTCAGTTTTTCCAGGTCCACCCGGAGAATCCCCAGCCGCGGCTGATCAAGCAGGCGGTGGAGATCGTCAGGGCGGGGGGCGTGATCGTCTATCCGACCGACTCCTCGTACGCCGTCGGCTGTGCCATTGGCGAGAAGAACGGCGTGGAGCGCATCCGCCGCCTGCGCCGCCTGGACGACAAGCACAACTTCACCCTGGTCTGCCGCGACCTCTCCGAGCTGGGGCTGTTCGCCAAGGTCGACACCGCGGCGTTCCGCCTGCTCAAGGCGCATACCCCCGGACCCTACACCTTCATCCTCAGCGCCACCCGCGAGGTGCCGCGCATGCTGTTGCACCCCAAGCGCCGCACCATCGGCCTGCGGGTGCCGGACCATCCCATCGCCCTGGCGCTGCTGGAAGAGCTGGGGGCGCCGTTGATGAGCGCAACCCTGACCCTGCCTGGCGAGGCGTTGCCGATGAGCGACCCCTATGAGATGCGCCAGATCCTCGAGCACCAGGTGGACCTGATCATCGACGGCGGCTACGGCGGCATGGCGGCCTCCACCGTGGTCGACCTGTCCGAAGGCGAGCCGCGCCTGGTGCGTGCCGGTTGCGGTGACCCGACGCCCTTCATGACGGACGCCGAGGCGTGA
- a CDS encoding segregation and condensation protein A produces the protein MEVFLEAFEGPLDLLLYLIRKQNIDILDIPVAEITRQYMGYVELMKSVRLELAAEYLVMAAMLAEIKSRMLLPRSSEAEAEEEDPRAELIRRLQEYERYKAAAEGIDMLPRVGRDNTVPRLEAPEARARKLLPDVSLEELLLSMAEVLRRADMFESHQVTREALSTRERMSEVLERLKGGAFLPFVSLFTAEEGRLGVVVTFMAVLELIKEQLVELVQNEPFAPIHVRARAE, from the coding sequence CTGGAGGTGTTCCTCGAAGCCTTCGAGGGGCCGCTCGACCTGCTGCTCTACCTGATCCGCAAGCAGAACATCGACATCCTCGACATCCCCGTGGCGGAGATCACCCGCCAGTACATGGGCTACGTCGAGCTGATGAAATCCGTGCGCCTGGAGCTGGCCGCCGAGTACCTCGTGATGGCCGCCATGCTCGCCGAGATCAAGTCGCGCATGCTGCTGCCGCGCTCCAGCGAGGCCGAGGCGGAGGAGGAAGACCCCCGCGCCGAGCTGATCCGTCGCTTGCAGGAATACGAACGCTACAAGGCCGCCGCCGAGGGCATCGACATGCTGCCCCGGGTCGGTCGCGACAACACCGTGCCGCGCCTGGAGGCTCCAGAGGCGCGGGCGCGCAAGCTGCTGCCGGACGTCAGCCTGGAAGAGCTGCTGCTGTCCATGGCCGAGGTGCTGCGCCGCGCCGACATGTTCGAAAGCCACCAGGTGACCCGCGAGGCGCTGTCCACCCGCGAGCGCATGAGCGAGGTGCTGGAGCGCCTGAAGGGCGGCGCCTTCCTGCCGTTCGTCAGCCTGTTCACCGCCGAGGAAGGGCGCCTGGGCGTGGTGGTGACCTTCATGGCGGTGCTGGAGCTGATCAAGGAACAACTGGTGGAGCTGGTGCAGAATGAGCCCTTCGCACCCATCCACGTCCGTGCAAGAGCCGAGTAG
- the scpB gene encoding SMC-Scp complex subunit ScpB, translating into MNLNDPKELASLLEAYLLASGKPLSLERIGELFEEAERPEPAQIRDALAILAASCQGRAFELKEVASGYRLQVRERFAPWVGRLWEERPQRYSRAMLETLALIAYRQPITRGEIEDIRGVTVNSQIVKTLMEREWIRVVGYRDVPGRPAMFATTKAFLDHFNLRNLDELPPLAALRELEPEPVLALDDVDVPVPEGLQARADLAGEEPAEPREETSFRSLLAELDTMEQGLKTDFDDLPAPEVAQPEAEAAAVAEEADAALLGDGFDETRH; encoded by the coding sequence ATGAACCTGAACGACCCCAAGGAGCTGGCCTCCCTGCTCGAGGCTTACCTGCTGGCTTCCGGCAAACCCCTGTCGCTGGAGCGCATCGGCGAGCTGTTCGAGGAAGCCGAGCGCCCGGAGCCGGCGCAGATCCGCGATGCGCTGGCGATTCTCGCCGCTTCCTGCCAGGGGCGCGCCTTCGAGCTGAAGGAAGTGGCATCCGGCTACCGGCTGCAGGTGCGCGAGCGCTTCGCCCCCTGGGTCGGTCGCCTCTGGGAGGAGCGTCCGCAGCGCTACTCGCGCGCCATGCTGGAGACCCTGGCCCTGATCGCCTACCGCCAGCCCATCACCCGGGGTGAGATCGAGGACATCCGCGGCGTGACGGTGAACAGCCAGATCGTCAAGACACTGATGGAGCGCGAGTGGATCCGCGTGGTCGGCTACCGTGACGTGCCCGGCCGGCCGGCGATGTTCGCCACCACCAAGGCCTTCCTCGACCATTTCAACCTCAGGAACCTCGATGAGCTGCCGCCGCTGGCCGCCCTGCGCGAGCTGGAGCCCGAACCGGTGCTGGCCCTCGACGATGTCGACGTACCGGTGCCGGAAGGGTTGCAAGCGCGTGCCGACCTGGCCGGGGAAGAGCCCGCCGAGCCCCGCGAGGAGACCAGCTTCCGCTCGCTGCTGGCGGAGCTGGACACCATGGAGCAGGGCCTGAAGACCGACTTCGACGACCTGCCCGCCCCCGAGGTCGCGCAGCCGGAGGCCGAGGCGGCCGCCGTGGCGGAGGAGGCCGACGCGGCGCTGTTGGGCGATGGCTTCGACGAGACCCGCCACTGA
- a CDS encoding DUF1289 domain-containing protein: MKDPCIKVCQFADDVCRGCGRTRGEIKAWKKLGKAERREVLAEADMRLLALAATGRRKH, translated from the coding sequence ATGAAGGACCCCTGCATCAAGGTTTGCCAGTTTGCGGACGATGTCTGCCGGGGCTGCGGGCGCACCCGTGGCGAGATCAAGGCGTGGAAGAAACTTGGCAAGGCGGAGCGCCGCGAGGTGCTGGCCGAGGCCGATATGCGCCTGCTGGCCCTGGCCGCGACCGGCCGGCGAAAACACTGA